From the genome of Halobellus litoreus, one region includes:
- a CDS encoding 2-oxoacid:acceptor oxidoreductase subunit alpha yields the protein MTDDELIWRIAGGSGDGIASTSQNFAKALMRAGLHVFTHRHYPSRIRGGHTYTEVRVSSDPVKSRGDGYNFLLALGDSFARNPQENAYYGNEEVKPLSENLADLDEGGVIVYDSGLLDTDDIPDFDERVEENGWHVYDIDLRTMAREHGREVMRNTAGVAVTCAIAGIEPDVIKSLMEDSMPEKVFEPNMSVFDDAYETVLEEYDADAPDVSVPEGEHDEEQVLISGSDSIAYGALDEGCRFIAGYPMTPWTEVFTIMSQNLPEVGGISEQVEDEIAAAALAVGASHAGVKAMSGSSGGGFALMSEPLGLAEMTETPVVLVEAMRAGPSTGMPTKPEQADLEHVLYTSQGDSHRVVFAPADAEEAYRQTRRAFQIAYEYQIPSIVLYDQKNGGEMRNIPASVFDEEPNPDLGSVIAEADLADAPHDPSGKYNRFQYDVDDGVSPRSIPGQKGGRYLATGNEHMPAGHISEDPDNRVNQVDRRMQKMDAIRADLDGDEGTNTHYGPEEAEYGIMTFGSQQGTAEEAVDRLNESGHSVKMLGVSELAPYPVEEVTEFIQSVDEVLVIEMNASAQFRGLTQKELGRFGEKLSSLLKYNGNPFEPEEIVDGFVTSIVEDGTLPGHETKFVPAASD from the coding sequence ATGACTGACGACGAACTCATCTGGCGAATCGCGGGTGGTTCCGGCGACGGAATCGCCTCGACGAGCCAGAATTTCGCGAAGGCCCTGATGCGAGCGGGCCTACACGTATTCACGCATCGTCACTACCCGTCACGCATCCGCGGCGGCCACACCTACACGGAGGTTCGGGTCTCGTCGGACCCAGTCAAGTCGCGCGGCGACGGGTACAACTTCCTCCTCGCGCTGGGCGACTCCTTCGCTCGGAATCCCCAGGAGAACGCCTATTACGGCAACGAGGAGGTAAAACCCCTGTCGGAGAACCTCGCGGACCTCGACGAGGGCGGCGTCATCGTCTACGACTCGGGGCTGCTCGACACCGACGACATCCCGGACTTCGACGAGCGGGTCGAGGAGAACGGGTGGCACGTCTACGATATCGACCTCCGAACGATGGCCCGCGAACACGGCCGCGAAGTGATGCGGAACACCGCGGGCGTCGCGGTCACCTGTGCCATCGCCGGGATCGAACCCGACGTCATCAAGAGCCTGATGGAGGACTCGATGCCGGAGAAGGTGTTCGAGCCGAATATGTCGGTGTTCGACGACGCCTACGAGACCGTCCTCGAAGAGTACGACGCCGACGCCCCCGACGTATCGGTGCCGGAGGGCGAGCACGACGAGGAACAGGTGCTCATCTCCGGCTCCGACTCCATCGCCTACGGCGCGCTCGACGAGGGCTGTCGCTTCATCGCCGGCTACCCGATGACGCCGTGGACGGAGGTCTTCACGATTATGTCGCAGAACCTCCCGGAGGTCGGCGGGATCTCCGAGCAGGTCGAAGACGAGATCGCGGCAGCGGCGCTCGCGGTCGGTGCCTCTCACGCCGGCGTCAAGGCGATGTCGGGGTCCTCAGGCGGCGGCTTCGCGCTGATGTCGGAACCGCTCGGCCTCGCTGAGATGACCGAAACGCCGGTCGTCCTCGTCGAGGCGATGCGCGCCGGTCCATCGACCGGAATGCCGACGAAGCCGGAACAGGCCGACCTCGAACACGTCTTGTACACGTCTCAGGGGGACTCTCATCGGGTCGTCTTCGCACCGGCGGACGCGGAGGAAGCGTACAGGCAGACGCGGCGGGCGTTCCAGATCGCCTACGAGTACCAGATCCCGTCGATCGTCCTCTACGACCAGAAGAACGGCGGCGAGATGCGGAACATCCCCGCGAGCGTCTTCGACGAGGAGCCGAACCCGGACCTCGGTTCGGTCATCGCCGAGGCCGATCTGGCGGACGCGCCGCACGATCCCTCCGGGAAGTACAACCGCTTCCAGTACGACGTCGACGACGGCGTGAGCCCGCGGTCGATCCCCGGACAGAAGGGCGGACGGTACCTCGCGACCGGTAACGAACACATGCCCGCCGGTCACATCTCGGAGGACCCCGACAACCGCGTCAATCAGGTCGACCGGCGGATGCAGAAGATGGACGCGATCCGCGCCGACCTCGACGGCGACGAGGGAACGAACACCCACTACGGCCCCGAAGAGGCCGAGTACGGGATTATGACGTTCGGCTCCCAGCAGGGGACCGCCGAAGAGGCCGTCGACCGGCTGAACGAGTCGGGCCATTCTGTGAAGATGCTCGGCGTCTCCGAACTCGCACCGTATCCGGTCGAGGAGGTCACCGAGTTCATCCAGAGCGTCGACGAGGTGCTCGTCATCGAGATGAACGCGTCGGCGCAGTTCCGCGGTCTGACGCAGAAGGAGCTCGGTCGCTTCGGCGAGAAGCTCTCGAGCCTCCTGAAGTACAACGGCAACCCCTTCGAGCCCGAAGAGATCGTCGACGGGTTCGTCACCAGCATCGTCGAGGACGGGACGCTGCCCGGCCACGAGACCAAGTTCGTCCCCGCAGCGAGTGATTAA